From the genome of Scytonema hofmannii PCC 7110, one region includes:
- a CDS encoding type II toxin-antitoxin system RelE family toxin: MSNYTVYIQPETFSDIKNLPGNIKQRVRKAIQGLADNPRPPDSKRLDLPEFEAEVWRLRLDNWRIVYAITEENSIVDVLAVRKRPPYDYGDLETLLSDLKLF, encoded by the coding sequence GTGAGTAATTATACTGTTTACATTCAGCCTGAAACATTTAGCGATATTAAAAATCTTCCAGGTAATATTAAGCAACGTGTTAGAAAAGCAATTCAAGGTTTAGCTGATAATCCTCGTCCTCCTGACAGTAAACGACTCGATCTCCCTGAGTTTGAAGCAGAAGTGTGGCGATTGCGGTTGGATAATTGGCGAATTGTGTACGCAATTACAGAAGAAAACAGTATAGTAGATGTCTTAGCTGTGCGTAAGCGACCACCTTATGACTATGGAGATTTAGAAACATTACTTTCAGACTTAAAGCTCTTTTAA
- a CDS encoding LysR substrate-binding domain-containing protein, whose translation MNFQHLNHLEVRQICNFMAVVQAGNNFTEAAKRLGIHQPNLTQSIQTLEKSLSANAKTSNIKLFDRTKRPIELTEAGKVFLKEVQLALMYLERAIAQAQQASLGQIGRLIIGLNNAVANSILPEVLQEFQKQFPNVELELHEVKIQQEIQMLKNCELDVVFQRSPSFDRNDPDLEFQILLNEYFVVALPTNHALAKQKDTEISLKVLANETIILPPLDVLPFYGEVITLCKKIGFEPKIASNIRVTGVVVLLSLVASGKGVSILPNHVQILHREGVIYKVLKDATLARQIAAVWRKKNSSTVLPNFLKVIEEIIYLRDAW comes from the coding sequence ATGAACTTTCAACATCTGAATCATCTTGAAGTGCGGCAAATCTGTAATTTCATGGCAGTGGTGCAGGCTGGAAACAACTTTACTGAGGCGGCAAAGCGTCTCGGAATTCATCAGCCTAACCTTACCCAAAGTATTCAGACACTAGAAAAATCATTAAGTGCCAATGCAAAAACATCAAATATCAAACTATTCGATCGCACCAAACGCCCCATTGAATTAACTGAAGCCGGTAAGGTTTTCTTAAAAGAAGTACAGTTAGCTCTCATGTATCTTGAGCGAGCGATCGCACAAGCACAACAAGCAAGTCTTGGTCAAATTGGACGTTTAATCATAGGTCTTAACAATGCTGTCGCAAACAGTATTCTACCCGAAGTGTTACAAGAGTTTCAAAAGCAATTTCCTAATGTAGAACTAGAACTCCACGAAGTCAAAATTCAACAAGAGATTCAGATGCTCAAAAATTGTGAATTAGATGTAGTGTTTCAACGCTCTCCCAGTTTTGATAGGAATGACCCAGATTTAGAGTTTCAAATTCTTCTCAATGAATACTTTGTTGTTGCATTACCAACCAATCATGCTCTAGCTAAGCAAAAGGATACTGAGATTTCTCTGAAAGTATTAGCAAATGAGACGATTATCTTGCCTCCACTTGATGTGTTGCCTTTCTACGGAGAAGTTATTACCTTATGTAAAAAAATAGGTTTTGAACCTAAAATCGCGTCTAACATTAGAGTCACTGGAGTTGTTGTACTTTTGAGTTTAGTGGCATCAGGAAAAGGTGTGTCTATTCTCCCCAATCACGTCCAAATTCTTCACCGGGAAGGCGTTATATATAAAGTGCTGAAAGATGCAACATTGGCTCGACAAATTGCTGCTGTTTGGCGAAAGAAAAATTCATCTACGGTATTACCTAATTTTCTCAAGGTGATTGAGGAGATTATATACCTGCGCGATGCTTGGTAA